A stretch of Megalobrama amblycephala isolate DHTTF-2021 linkage group LG14, ASM1881202v1, whole genome shotgun sequence DNA encodes these proteins:
- the LOC125246244 gene encoding uncharacterized protein LOC125246244 yields MAESAQNNGNGPALRPTTERHGTEPPNVTIDKMMENLNEYLDKRLGLRKCQGDICQKYNIRHSEDGQWALPDIKRAYGKMQRSRANTNRDGLSVILVKQIQQHLQKCETDKLLRENKAEKAKVQALAEQLQNEKKDKERLLNEKTKLLHLFSKRLELKDCSGKKSHSIRSSSKAEQEFLYPFSDLQKNEDQQDLYLLRESDNSSTVNFDSDVNTHDDIIKDNLKVRLAPVIVKNRRTEVEIDNEEEYEEKGE; encoded by the coding sequence ATGGCTGAGTCTGCACAAAACAATGGTAATGGCCCTGCACTGAGGCCAACAACAGAAAGACATGGAACAGAACCTCCAAATGTTACTATTGATAAAATGATGGAAAATCTGAATGAATATTTGGACAAAAGGCTGGGACTAAGGAAGTGCCAGGGTGACATCTGCCAGAAGTACAACATTAGGCACTCAGAGGATGGACAATGGGCCTTGCCAGACATTAAAAGGGCTTATGGAAAGATGCAGCGCTCAAGAGCAAACACAAACAGAGATGGCTTGTCTGTAATTTTGGTCAAACAAATTCAACAGCATCTACAGAAGTGTGAGACTGACAAATTACTACGCGAGAACAAAGCAGAGAAAGCAAAGGTTCAAGCACTGGCTGAACAATTGCAGAATGaaaagaaagacaaagaaaGACTACTAAATGAGAAGACCAAGTTGTTACATTTGTTTTCCAAACGATTGGAATTAAAAGACTGTTCTGGAAAAAAGAGTCATTCCATAAGATCTAGCAGCAAAGCAGAACAAGAGTTTCTCTATCCATTCAGTGATCTCCAGAAGAATGAGGATCAACAAGACCTTTATCTGCTTAGAGAAAGTGACAACAGTTCCACAGTGAACTTTGACAGCGATGTAAACACACATGATGATATCATAAAGGACAACTTGAAGGTTAGGCTTGCTCCTgtaattgtcaaaaacagaagaaCTGAAGTTGAAATTGACAATGAGGAGGAGTATGAGGAAAAAGGTGAATGA